In Topomyia yanbarensis strain Yona2022 chromosome 2, ASM3024719v1, whole genome shotgun sequence, one DNA window encodes the following:
- the LOC131685395 gene encoding uncharacterized protein LOC131685395, translating to MTESDCEPDFTDPEGKLISTTENEATDEQIDSETYHRLPSYRRNYTEADLYPTEKDPRCDPECSLSYYWPVYVSNLRVLAINATFKEVSEYFAYKGLLVKAVLLRGMTDELYRECQYEYKIVDLLVYFTSKKDAEDAIRYCNRETYYGSRLNVLSGRDPDYFDNERSFRIKQLSSSSLYKTEDFYERPLSRYGKVELLIRHTPTEFVVQFVSKADMISSLCQMNKFVMTPLTGPTRKQRYLEEDVKTLLHKRIRFENFLEMRPEEHIMQALREGKQPQVSLRWQKYLKPLMSRRQVKKLATSKKYLERVKMIRNERKLLGQNTQYTPTESTRTKLLEIEENAQNFLQKMGVNPADRIPCHILARVDK from the coding sequence ATGACCGAAAGTGATTGTGAGCCTGATTTTACTGATCCTGAAGGAAAACTAATTTCAACAACTGAAAATGAAGCAACTGATGAACAGATAGACTCGGAAACCTACCATCGACTGCCATCGTATCGGAGGAACTACACTGAAGCTGATCTCTATCCAACGGAGAAAGATCCACGCTGCGATCCAGAATGTTCATTGTCATACTACTGGCCTGTATATGTTAGCAACCTTAGGGTTTTAGCGATAAACGCAACATTTAAAGAGGTGTCCGAATACTTTGCTTACAAAGGTTTGCTAGTGAAAGCAGTTTTGCTTCGCGGGATGACCGATGAGCTTTACAGAGAATGCCAATATGAGTACAAAATCGTGGATTTATTGGTTTACTTCACCAGTAAGAAGGATGCCGAGGACGCGATCAGGTATTGTAATCGCGAGACGTATTATGGGAGCCGGTTGAACGTCCTGTCTGGTAGAGACCCAGATTATTTTGATAACGAACGCAGCTTCAGAATAAAGCAATTGTCCAGCTCGAGTCTGTACAAAACAGAAGATTTTTATGAACGCCCTCTTTCCAGATATGGCAAGGTAGAGCTATTGATTCGACATACCCCCACCGAGTTTGTGGTTCAATTTGTCAGTAAGGCTGATATGATTTCCAGCTTATGTCAGATGAATAAATTTGTCATGACACCTTTGACTGGGCCTACCCGAAAGCAGAGATACCTTGAGGAGGATGTCAAGACACTACTCCATAAGCGAATTCGTTTCGAAAACTTTTTGGAAATGCGACCAGAGGAACATATAATGCAGGCACTTCGCGAAGGTAAACAACCGCAGGTTAGTTTAAGGTGgcagaaatatttaaaaccaCTGATGTCGCGAAGGCAAGTTAAAAAGCTGGCGACTTCCAAAAAATATTTAGAGCGAGTGAAAATGATTCGAAATGAACGTAAGCTACTTGGACAGAATACCCAATACACTCCAACCGAAAGCACGCGGACCAAGTTGCTAGAAATTGAGGAAAATGCTCAAAATTTTCTACAAAAGATGGGTGTGAATCCCGCAGATCGAATTCCCTGCCATATTCTCGCCAGGGTCGATAAATGA